In Coregonus clupeaformis isolate EN_2021a unplaced genomic scaffold, ASM2061545v1 scaf2266, whole genome shotgun sequence, the genomic window agaacttgcacaattggtggctgactaaatacttgttttccccactgtacattacaccggttttaaggtctcactggctgcctgtgagttttaggaATTAATTTAaagattattctattggtttttaaatcaatccacgattgtgcaccccaatacacgTCAGAAATGCTTttgagttatgtacccagtaggtccctcaggtcctctggcactggcctttttaactatcccaaagcccaggaccaagaggcatggagaggcagcctttagttactatgcctcccagcctctggaatagccagagaacctgagggggaacgaaactgtggacatatttaaaagagatttTAAGACACAccattttagctttgcttttcctcagggAGCTTTTTAGTCCTTCCTTTTCTTTagttattctttagttttttatcttatgtttgttgtgtaaatatttcattttcattttaattttttgttcattttttcttcttctgtaaagcacattgattgaaatgtgctgtataaataaatcCTGAAAATATATTTCCACAATGGCAACAGCTTCTCTAACTGGGTAAAAttatttccacactgggagcaattgtgtggtttttcccctgtgtgtgtaattgtgtggTTTTTTCCTCATGTGTGGGTCCTTTTATGTGATTTTAGGTCATATGATCGTGCATATCTCTTTCCACACAGGGTGCAATGGTAacgtttctcccctgtgtgcgtCCTCTCATGTGCCTTCATGTTATCTAACAACCTAAAGAATTTTCCACAATGGGAACaggggtaaggcttctctccagagtgtatttTCTTATGTTTGTTAAGGTTCCCTAACTGCAAAAacactttccacactgggagcaactgtgtggtttttcccctgtgtgtgtcctctcatgtgatTTTAGGTCATGTGATCGTAAAAAAACTAATTCCACACTGTGAGCAATGGTAAGATTTCTCCCCTGTATGTGTCCGCTCATGCTTTATTAGGTCCGATGATGTtgaaaatctctttccacacttggagcagtggtaaggcttttctcctgtgtgtttctTCTCATGATCTTTCAGGTTCCCTAACTTGGTAAATcctttccacacagggagcaatggtaaggtttctcccctgtgtgtgtcctctcatgcgaCTTCAGGTTATCTGACAACCTAAAATtctttccacaatgggaacaggagtaaggcttctctccagagtgtattctcttATGTTTGTTCAGGTTCCCTAAATGGGAAAAaagctttccacactgggagcaactgtgtggtttttcccctgtgtgtgtcctctcatgtgatTTTAGGTCATGTGATCGTGagaatctctttccacactgggagcattggaagggcttttctcctgtgtgtttccTTTCATGCTCTTTTAGCTTCCATAACCACTTAAAACCCATattacactgggagcagtggtgtcgCATCGCTGGATTGggcgtctctgggtctggttcccctgaaggactcttcccgctCTCAGAgggagagtctggtctctctcctgccaaagacaaaaCAGAGTATTTAGTTAAACAGAGTATTTAGTTAAACAGAGTATTTAGTTAAACAGAGTATTTAGTTAAACAGAGAGACCGGAATGAAACCTCCATGATGAAACTGTTTTCCTATGAGGTTGAATCCAGACTAGATCCCTCAttatttaacaaaatgtggatcctggatgctgattggttgatagctTTTAGTTATTCACCTTAATCCTGGGTAATGcctgttaacagttccatttgAATTATTCCTACACATCCACTGTCCGACAGCCCTGCCAGGCAATTAATAAACTAATCTCCACTAGAAAGAATCATCTAGACATTATCACCCCATGCTTCCAGCCTAGCATTTGGTTtgtatgtaaaataaaatatgtatagAACTTATTTTGGTGATTTACGACTGAATATAAATATAtggaacatgtttatttatatggAATCGCTTTAATTACTATAATGACACCTAGTGGCCAATTGTTGGTTTGCTACTAGAATGtgacataaggggttaagttaagatggagctagaatggtacataaggggttaagttaagatggggctagaatggtacataaggggttaagttaagatgggtctagaatggtacataaggggttaagttaagatgggtcttCAGTTGAACAGTGATTAGAACAGGTGATAGCAGTCTGCTATTGGAAGATGACTAAAAACACAGTTTTCAACAGTTCTTCATAGCATGATTTATACCTTTTCACTTCTGGATTTATACCTTTGGATTTACTGTTTATTTCACCCTGATCATTTTAGTGCCCTTTTTGAGTtagttttaccatcaatatcaactgggacctgttttaccatcattatcaattgatcaaccagtgtgcttggctagaaactatgccaatagaatgaacaaccagtgagtttggctagaaactataccaacagaatgaacaaccagtgtgcttggctagaaactataccaacagaatgaacaaccagtgtgcttgtCTCTCAACCTCAGAAATAAAACTACCAACTGGTTATTTGTCATGACTGACTTCAAGCTTTTTATTATTTTTCCCTTCATCATTTGTGTTCCTTTTTGATCATCAATATCTAATGGAATCTGTCAATGCTTACCTggatacagcgccttcagaaagtattcacacccctccacttgttccacattttgttgtgttacagcctgaatttaatatggattcaattgagatgttgtgtcactggccttacacaatatcccataatgtcaaagtggatctatgtttttgtgtgtgtttttttaaacaaatcagtacaaaatgaaaagctgaaatgtcttgagtcaataagtattcaacccctttgttaaggcaagccaaatacagtgggggaaaaagtatttagtcagccaccaattgtgcatgttctcccacttaaaaagatgagagaggcctgtaattttcatcataggtacacgtcaactatgacagacaaattgaggaaagaaaatccagaaaatcacattgtaggattttttatgaatttatttgcaaatgatggtggaaaataagtatttggtcaataacaaaagtttctcaatactttgttatataccctttgttggcaatgacacaggtcaaacgttttctgtaagtcttcacaaggttttcacacactgttgctggtattttggcccattcctccatgcatatctcctctagagcagtgatgttttggggctgttgctgggcaacacggactttcaactccctccaaagattttctatggggttgagatctggagactggctaggccactccaggaccttgaaatgcttcttacgaagccactccttcgttgcctgacggtgtgtttgggatcattgtcatcattgaaagacccagccacgtttcatcttcaatgcccttgctgatggaaggaggttttcactcaaaatctcacgatacatggccccattcattttttcctgtacacggatcagtcgtcctggtccctttaaagaaaaacagccccaaagcatgatgtttccacccccatgcttcacagtaggtatggtgttctttggatgcaacctagcattctttgtcctccaaacacgacggagttgagtttttaccaaaaagttatattttggtttcatctgaccatatgacattctccccaatcctcttctggatcatccaaatgcactctagcaaacttcagacgggcctggacatgtactggcttaagaagggcgacacgtctgcactgcaggatttgagtccctggcggcgtagtgtgttactgatggtaggctttgttactttggtcccagctctctgcaggtcattcactaggtcccccgtgtggttctgggatttttgctcaccgttcttgtgatcattttgaccccacggggtgagatcttgcgtggagccccatatcgagggagattatcagtggtcttgtatgtcttccatttcctaataattgctcccacagttgatttcttcaaaccaagctgcttacctattgcagattcagtcttcccagcctggtgcaggtctacaattttgtttctggtgtcctttgacagctctttggtcttggccatagtggagtttggagtgtgactgtttgaggttgtggacaggtgtcttttatactgataacaagttcaaacaggtgccattaatacaggtaacgagtggaggacagaggagcctcttaaataagaagttacaggtctgtgagagccagaaatctagcttgtttgtgaccaaatacttattttccaccataatttgcaaataaattaattaaaaaccctacaatgtgattttctggaaaaacaattctcaatttgtctgtcatagttgacgtgtacctatgatgaaaattacatgcctctctcatctttttaagtgggagaacttgcacaattggtggctgactaaatactttttttccccactgtaagttcaggagtacaaatttgcttaacaagtcacataataaatttcAGCCACAACCATCAAGCTAGGCTGCAGGGCTACGCCCACACCTAAGGCCACTCAGCCTCGTTCAGCTGCAACACGCCTGGGGAATTTAAGGGGATGCTTTAGTTCAGTACGGGGGGAGCTCCTGGCTGGACGCCGGAGgctgagctctacagacatttGTTTGAAGTCCTGGACATTGTGTTCTCCACAGGAAGAAGTGACCGGACCGCAAGTGAAGCTGGTAATCTGGGTAGCAGCCCAGCTAGTAAGGATAACTCTGGGTTCAgttaaggagagagagtgagagagtgttttGTTTTCAGTTACTGTTTGAGAAGCAGCTTTGTGAacctttttatttgtaataaatccGCCAGGCTGGTTTAAGCTGTGCCCTTCTGTCATCGTTCCTCCTCGTGGCCTTCCTACCAGCCACACCTAGCGACTCGTTACAAGTGTcaggactacctcatctctgtaccccacacatacaattatctgtaaggtcactcggtcgagcagtgaatttcaaacacagattcaaccacatagaccaggggaggttttccaatgcctcccaAAGAAGGGCGCCTATAGGTAGATGggtttaaaaaaacatttaaaaaaacattgaatatccctttgagcatggtgaagttattaattacactttggacggtgtatcaatacacccagtcactacaaagatacaaacttcctaactccgttgcctggagaggaaggaaatcgctTAGGGTGACATTTTGACATTGATTTTAagatttttattattttcataatatttgtacctttataccatcaatatcaatggCGGAGACGCATAAAGATGGCAGCCGTCTGCACTTACCACTAATTCCTTTTTTTGCTAAATTGGCCGTATTGTACATTCCTCCACCTTACTCCTTATTTAGTGTTGTCATTAACTATTTTAGCTTCAAGACGCCCCAAAAATAAAGAAGTAAAAAAAGTTTATTGTGCTGATTTATTGGCACATTGAATTGTAGTTTACAAACTCAGTGGGAAAAAACAATGACGTCATTTCTGAATTCTGCCATCTTTATGTTTGCCATTGGAATCTGTCAATGCTTACCTGGATACATGCTTGCTTTACCATTCAACAATTAAGGAACTGTGTGACAAACCCTTGACATTTTGAGTATAATACattgaaatgtttgtttttttggagACTTCAGAAATACGATGAAACAGTCCACGTGTTTAATTTCATTTGATATAATTccccagaatctaaatagttccagaatctaaatagttccagaatctgaatagttccagaatctaaatagttccagaatctgaatagttccagaatctaaatagttccagaatctgaatagttccagaatctgaatagttccagaatctgaatagttccagaatctgtatagttccagaatctgaatagttccagaatctaaatagttccagaaactaaatagttccagaatctgaatagttccagaatctaaatagttccagaatctgtatagttccagaatctgaatagttccagaatctgtatagttccagaatctgaatagttccagaatctgaatagttccagaatctaaatagttccagaatctgaatagttccagaatctgaatagttccagaatctaaatagttccagaatctgtatagttccagaatctgaatagttccagaatctgaatagttccagaatctaaatagttccagaatctaaatagttccagaatctaaatagttccagaatctaaatagttccagaatctgaatagttccagaatctgaatagttccagaatctaaatagttccagaatctaaatagttccagaatctgaatagttccagaatctgaatagttccagaatctaaatagctccagaatctaaatagttccagaatctgtatagttccagaatgtgaatagttccagaatgtgAATAGTTCTAGAATCTAAATAGTTctagaatctaaatagttccagaatctgtatagttccagaatctgaatagttccagaatctgaatagttccagaatctgaatagttctagaatctaaatagttctagaatctaaatagttccagaatctgtatagttccagaatctgaatagttccagaatctaaatagttccagaatctgaatagttccagaatctgaatagttccagaatctgtatagttccagaatctaaatagttccagaatctgaatagttccagaatctgaatagttccagaatctaaatagttccagaatctgaatagttccagaatctaaatagttccagaatctaaatagttccagaatctgaatagttccagaatctgaatagttccagaatctaaatagctccagaatctaaatagttccagaatctgtatagttccagaatgtgaatagttccagaatgtgAATAGTTCTAGAATCTAAATAGTTctagaatctaaatagttccagaatctgtatagttccagaatctgaatagttccagaatctgaatagttccagaatctgaatagttccagaatctaaatagttccagaatctgaatagttccagaatctgaatagttccagaatctgaatagttctagaatctaaatagttctagaatctaaatagttccagaatctgtatagttccagaatctgaatagttccagaatctaaatagttccagaatctgaatagttccagaatctgaatagttccagaatctgtatagttccagaatctaaatagttccagaatctgaatagttccagaatctgaatagttccagaatctaaatagttccagaatctaaatagttccagaatctgaatagttccagaatctaaatagttccagaatctgaatagttccagaatctgaatagttccagaatctgaatagttccagaatctgtatagttccagaatctgaatagttccagaatctaaatagttccagaaactaaatagttccagaatctgaatagttccagaatctaaatagttccagaatctgtatagttccagaatctgaatagttccagaatctgtatagttccagaatctgaatagttccagaatctgaatagttccagaatctaaatagttccagaatctgaatagttccagaatctgaatagttccagaatctaaatagttccagaatctgtatagttccagaatctgaatagttccagaatctgaatagttccagaatctaaatagttccagaatctaaatagttccagaatctaaatagttccagaatctaaatagttccagaatctgaatagttccagaatctgaatagttccagaatctaaatagttccagaatctaaatagttccagaatctgaatagttccagaatctgaatagttccagaatctaaatagctccagaatctaaatagttccagaatctgtatagttccagaatgtgaatagttccagaatgtgAATAGTTCTAGAATCTAAATAGTTctagaatctaaatagttccagaatctgtatagttccagaatctgaatagttccagaatctgaatagttccagaatctgaatagttctagaatctaaatagttctagaatctaaatagttccagaatctgtatagttccagaatctgaatagttccagaatctaaatagttccagaatctgaatagttccagaatctgaatagttccagaatctgtatagttccagaatctaaatagttccagaatctgaatagttccagaatctgaatagttccagaatctaaatagttccagaatctgaatagttccagaatctaaatagttccagaatctaaatagttccagaatctgaatagttccagaatctgaatagttccagaatctaaatagctccagaatctaaatagttccagaatctgtatagttccagaatgtgaatagttccagaatgtgAATAGTTCTAGAATCTAAATAGTTctagaatctaaatagttccagaatctgtat contains:
- the LOC123488398 gene encoding oocyte zinc finger protein XlCOF19-like — its product is MTVAVKEEEDIFGIKEEGEITVTLEEEEETGDLINNRERPDSPSESGKSPSGEPDPETPNPAMRHHCSQCNMGFKWLWKLKEHERKHTGEKPFQCSQCGKRFSRSHDLKSHERTHTGEKPHSCSQCGKLFSHLGNLNKHKRIHSGEKPYSCSHCGKNFRLSDNLKSHERTHTGEKPYHCSLCGKDLPS